A portion of the Streptomyces sp. YPW6 genome contains these proteins:
- a CDS encoding SGNH/GDSL hydrolase family protein — MRTAAATLTALSSLGVAALAGCSGGGPEGGVSQNAPAASRSASPSPSPAPDWNPRPRSIAAVGDSITRGFDACSVLADCPEVSWATGTDEAVRSLAVRLLGPSKAADRSWNLAVSGSRMVQLPEQMARAAKERPELVTVMTGANDACRDSVRLMTPVADFRASFEASMRQLRAGAPKAQVYVSSVPDLKRLWSTGRVNELGKKIWDLGICRSMLADADDLGPAAVARRDAVRDRVVAYNEVLRDVCAKDRHCRYDGGAVFDFRFTGAQLSPWDWFHPSRDGQARLAEIAYRTITADGPPS; from the coding sequence ATGCGTACCGCTGCCGCCACGCTGACGGCGCTCTCGTCCCTCGGCGTCGCGGCGCTGGCCGGATGTTCCGGCGGCGGCCCGGAGGGCGGCGTGTCGCAGAACGCGCCGGCCGCCTCGCGCAGCGCCTCGCCGTCCCCCTCCCCCGCTCCGGACTGGAACCCCCGGCCCCGGTCGATCGCGGCGGTCGGGGACTCGATCACCCGGGGCTTCGACGCGTGCTCGGTACTGGCCGACTGCCCCGAGGTGTCGTGGGCGACCGGCACGGACGAGGCGGTGCGCAGTCTCGCGGTCCGGCTGCTCGGCCCGTCGAAGGCGGCGGACCGCAGCTGGAACCTCGCGGTGTCGGGGTCGCGGATGGTGCAGTTGCCCGAGCAGATGGCGAGGGCGGCGAAGGAGCGGCCGGAGCTGGTGACGGTGATGACGGGCGCGAACGACGCGTGCCGGGACTCGGTGCGGCTGATGACGCCGGTGGCGGACTTCCGGGCGTCGTTCGAGGCGTCGATGCGGCAGCTGCGGGCGGGGGCCCCGAAGGCGCAGGTGTACGTCTCCAGCGTGCCGGATCTGAAGCGGCTCTGGTCGACGGGGCGGGTGAACGAGCTGGGCAAGAAGATCTGGGACCTAGGGATCTGCCGGTCCATGCTCGCCGACGCGGACGACCTCGGGCCCGCCGCGGTGGCCCGGCGGGACGCGGTGCGGGACCGGGTGGTGGCGTACAACGAGGTCCTGCGGGACGTGTGCGCGAAGGACCGCCACTGCCGCTACGACGGCGGGGCGGTGTTCGACTTCCGGTTCACCGGGGCGCAGCTCAGCCCGTGGGACTGGTTCCACCCGAGCCGCGACGGCCAGGCCCGGCTGGCGGAGATCGCCTACCGCACGATCACGGCGGACGGACCTCCGTCCTAG